One Leptolyngbya iicbica LK genomic region harbors:
- a CDS encoding DUF2834 domain-containing protein yields the protein MSGQASCLHLNSRDGCSHLIKFPFLRVCEIALISLIVYEGQRLTMQMLWLPLVGTLTVGVSLGLPLFLLLRELHLEAEVTA from the coding sequence TTGTCGGGCCAGGCATCTTGCCTGCACTTGAACAGCCGAGACGGCTGTTCACACTTAATCAAATTCCCATTCCTTAGGGTCTGCGAGATCGCCCTCATCAGCTTGATTGTTTACGAGGGGCAACGTTTGACCATGCAGATGTTGTGGTTACCGCTAGTCGGTACGCTAACCGTCGGTGTTTCCTTGGGCTTACCGCTATTTTTGCTCCTCCGTGAATTGCATCTCGAGGCCGAAGTCACTGCGTAG